The following nucleotide sequence is from Ferruginibacter lapsinanis.
CCGGAACCGGCCCTAAAACCCCCACCTCGCCTGAAGGAGTAATAGCAATTGCTTTAACCTTATCATGCCGGAGATCTGCGATCATTTTTTCAACCCATAAATAAAGTCCATGTAAACCACCCCATACAACAAAGGTCCAATTGGCACCATGCCATAAACCACCGATCAGCATAGTAAGCATTAGGTTGATATAAGTCCTGAATTTTCCATTCCTGTTTCCTCCTAGCGGAATGTATAAATAATCTCTTAGCCATGCAGATAAAGTGATATGCCATCTTCGCCAGAAATCTGAGAATCCAATGGCAGCATAAGGGTATAAAAAATTTTGCGGCAGCACAAAACCCAGGCACAGTGCTACGCCAACAGCGCATGTGGAGTATCCTGCAAAATCAAAAAATATTTGTCCTGAAAATGCCAGTACACCAGTCCATGCATCCAACGTGCTCACTGCAGCATGAGCATTAAACACCATATTGGCGGATCCCGCTAACATACTGTCTGCCAACACAACTTTCATAAACAAGCCAAGTGTCATTAGTAATAACCCCTGCAGTAATTGTTGTTGTGTTGCTTTACGTGCTGTTTCAAACTGTGGCACCAATTGTGGCGGACGAACGATTGGACCTGCCACCAGGTGAGGGAAAAAGGTAACAAACAGAGAAAAATCTAACAATGATTTTACAGGTTCACTTTTTTTCTTATACATATCAATCGTATAACAAAGTGTAGTAAAAGTATAAAAAGATATACCCGCCGGTAAAATAATATTTGGTTTGGCGGGATGGAAATTGATGCCCAATAAATTTACCAGATGAGTGAAGTTTTCTAATAAAAATCCTCCGTATTTAAAAAAGCAAAGCATGCCAAGATTACCGATTAGGCTAATGACAAGCAATAGTTTTTTCTTGTGTTTGTTTTCCTGTGTGTACAAGGCTCTACCTACAAAAAAGTCGATAATAGTAGAAAGCCACAATAATAAAATGAATGGGGGGTTCCATGCTGCATAAAAAATATAACTGGCAAGTAAGAGATTTATTTTTTTTGTTTTCCAGGAAAATGGCAGGTTATGCAACACCAACATGATTATGAAAAAAACAATAAAAGTATATGAGTTAAAAACCATAGCAGTAGTATTAGAAGGTTAAATGATTTTATTGGGCAGTTGGTTTATGAGGAAATATCCATCCTTTTTCCTTTTGCAGAATATCTACTAACGTTGTTGTATAGATGATCGCATCACTTGGTTTTAAATGCGATAATTCCGGGCATTCAAAATGTGCGATAGCAGGATAATCTTCGAAATGAATGCCGGGGCAATTGGTAACGGATAAAACTCTTTCCCAATATTTTTCTCTTGGGTAACCCATTCTTTCTCCCATTAAAAATCCTCCGCTGGAAGGAGTGCGGATAAATAGTACCTGGCCACCTCTTGCTTTTATTTTATCTACATCTGTTTTAACCGTATTAAGAAGAGAATCTAGCGGATGTCCGCTCATTGGAGGGTCTTTACTGATACTTCTGAAAAACTCCCAGATTGCTTTTACCTGATTGTGTTGATTGGTATCTTCCACAAATTTATCTGTCATAAAACATTGCCGTTCAAAAGTGACTCTTTCAAAATCCATAGGAAAATCAGGTTCTTGAAAAACTCCTTTTCTATTGGGGATCTTATTTCTGTTAATAAGTGCATTCAAAGAGTAATAATCTTTATCTAAAAAAACAAGATTCGATTCCAGAAAGGTATTTACTTTAAAACTGAACCATTGGGCCGGAGTTCTTTTGTTATACCATTCTATTCTTTTAACCGGGGCTTCGCTATTGTGTGGCGATGTTGAAAAAAACAATATCTCGGTTACGTCAACAATCAGTTTTCCTTTAAAGTTTTTGTCATTTGCCAAATTGTCAAGTGTAGGTAAAGGAGAACTTCCTACACAGGATAACTGTATCACCTCATCACCGGTAAGTTTTTCCCATGTAGGGATATCTATATCATATTTGTTACGGGATGATCCTATCAAAACAGTGGCCTTATCGGCAGGCAAATAGATCTTTTCTCTTTTGTCGGCCCATAACCCTTCGTCATCATCATAAGAAATTGAAATGCCTTGATTACGCAGATGCAACTCCCAACTGATAAGTGTAGTAGTAACCAACAATAATGCGAATATGCCTGCTTTTACCAAAGAAGATTGATTCATTCGATTAGGTTTAATGATCAGAAAAAATATAATGGTATATGGAAATTAAAACGACACAGGTGCTTGGAACGACCGGTTTTTAAAATTATCGAAAGGATATTAAATGTATAAGAAATGAAGATAAGTGTTAAGATTGATAATTCATAATCTTAGAGATGAAGCAATATAATCCTGAGTTTGATAGTGAAGAAGGATATAAACTCTGAAAAACATTGATTTTAGTGTACTTATCACTGTTTGAACAGGTAATTTTGAAAACGCATTGTTAAAACTAAAATTTCGATTGATATGACTGCTTTAATGATTAATTTTATACCATGTATAAATACTTATTTTTAATATTGTTCTCAGCATTGGCAGGTTCGGTCAGTGCACAGCAAAATCCGGTTAAATGGACCTTTAGTGCAAAAAAACTGGCGGGTGATAAAAATAAATATGAATTAAAGATCACTGCTACTCTTCCTAAAGGATGGCATATTTATTCTCAAAATACACCTGAAGGTGGTCCGGAGCCAACAAAGTTTACCTTTGCTAAAAATGCCTTGGTGACAAACACAAGTAAACCAAAAGAGGTGGGTAAGCTGGTTAAACAACATGATGAAAATTTTGGCATAGATGTGTTGCATTATGCTGATAAGGTTGATTTTGTGCAGGTAGTTACTGTTAAAGGCAAAATCAAAACTAATGTGAGCGGAGAAGTGTATTATATGGTCTGTACAGATTCCAGATGTTTGCCGCCAACAACAACTCCATTTAATATAGCACTAAAATAAGCCGATGAGAAAACTGCTGACGGTTGTCTTATGTTTTATTACTTTATCAATGTTTGCACAGGAAAAACCTGTGCAGTTTAGCTTTACGACCGCTACAGATACCGCAGGTAAACAAGTGTTACTCATTAAGGCTACTATTGCGAAAGGAGCTAAGTTATTATCAACCCAAAAAATAGATGGATTGGATGATGTAAGAACTGCCATCAATTTTGATAGTACATCCAGATTGAGAATAAAAGGTGATCCGATTGCTATTACATCATCGATCACAGAAAAATCAACTGCGTTAGGAGGTGTAAGTATTCAGTATTTTACCGATTCCGCCATATGGTCTCAGGAAGTCAATGTA
It contains:
- a CDS encoding MBOAT family O-acyltransferase, with amino-acid sequence MVFNSYTFIVFFIIMLVLHNLPFSWKTKKINLLLASYIFYAAWNPPFILLLWLSTIIDFFVGRALYTQENKHKKKLLLVISLIGNLGMLCFFKYGGFLLENFTHLVNLLGINFHPAKPNIILPAGISFYTFTTLCYTIDMYKKKSEPVKSLLDFSLFVTFFPHLVAGPIVRPPQLVPQFETARKATQQQLLQGLLLMTLGLFMKVVLADSMLAGSANMVFNAHAAVSTLDAWTGVLAFSGQIFFDFAGYSTCAVGVALCLGFVLPQNFLYPYAAIGFSDFWRRWHITLSAWLRDYLYIPLGGNRNGKFRTYINLMLTMLIGGLWHGANWTFVVWGGLHGLYLWVEKMIADLRHDKVKAIAITPSGEVGVLGPVPEILKKKSLSNFLLALITFFFINVTWVFFRAPDFTSAWRMLTSMFYSVPKGAELLTTISILKVLIIIFFVIIFHWLMRNTRVLIVAEKMPWWLLGIVWAALLLLLILSQESSSSFIYFQF
- a CDS encoding protein-disulfide reductase DsbD domain-containing protein, with amino-acid sequence MYKYLFLILFSALAGSVSAQQNPVKWTFSAKKLAGDKNKYELKITATLPKGWHIYSQNTPEGGPEPTKFTFAKNALVTNTSKPKEVGKLVKQHDENFGIDVLHYADKVDFVQVVTVKGKIKTNVSGEVYYMVCTDSRCLPPTTTPFNIALK